Part of the Pangasianodon hypophthalmus isolate fPanHyp1 chromosome 9, fPanHyp1.pri, whole genome shotgun sequence genome is shown below.
AAGACCTTCATATGATGTAAACTGATGTTTTTAGCTGCCATTTTCCCTCCCGACAATAAATgcggaatgaaatgaaacaagctTTGCGTTGGCTTTATCTGGGGCAATAACAGGGAAGTAACGAACCGGGAGCTTTTATACAAACCTACAGCTTCTGCTGGACTTGGGGCCATCGACATAGGGCTTCAATTAAAGGATCCTTCTGTCCAAATATCACACAAGCTATAAAAAGAAGAGCAGATTGGATAGGGGACATAAGAACATGGCACGAAAAAGCAGGCAGAGCCAGACACTAACTCCTTCTTACAAATTAATATACggccattttaaacacaaatataaacacttacAAATAGACTGGGACAAATTAGCTAACAAATCCATATCTGAGGAAATAAACGAGGATGAATATGGGGAGGTTTTTAGGCAATGGATCAGAAATATGAAGAGCAAAGGCATGTGTGAAAATGGGCGTGACGTCATGGGGCTGGTCAGTGGGGTAGAGTCGCAGTTAGAGTCGCAGTTAGATGTGCGACTCATGATTGTGATGAGGATGAGACAATAGACCATTGGAGAATGTTACTGATGTTCTTACTAATAAAATGAAGGGACTATAACTTGTTTTGAATAAGTTTGTTGACCTTACTGAGTGTAACTAAGCAGTGACAAccttttaaactttgttttattaaactcaACAGATTCAATTAAcctctatttaaaataatgagggTTTTGAAAAGTTGTGGGGGTCATGCACAGTTCTACCTGTAGGTGGAGTCGATTTGGAAGCTGAGGGGAAAAGCATATTGTTTGTCCTagtttttaattgcttaattggTTAATTGGTCAGTTTACATTAATCAACCGTGTAACAGTCATATTAAATGAGTTAGCGTTACACAGTGACATTGGATGTGGTGGGATTATAATCAAATTGCTGGATTGTGTTGATGGAAATTAGCAGTTTAACATTTACTAGAATCCGTGTGTTCTCCGTTTATTCCATAtgggagaaaaaacagaaaaaaatgaaaatcttaaaGCTCTGTTTTAACCAAGAAACTACTTTACCTCGCCAACATTAGCGAAGGTGACCGGCAGGGGGCGCAAAGACGCGGGGAAGACAAACACGTTCATGtggagcattaaaaaaaagatttaaaatattataggCATCTTTAGTAGgacatgattatttttttctgttcacattttagttttgagaaggaagaatgagaaaatgtaaatggAAGCGTGTTGTGAAGCTCGGGAGAGAGGTGACGGTCCTCTGTGCTTATACACGTCACTTCCTGCATGACCTTCACAACGCGCTTCCGTTTACATCAAGCGTGAACTCGACCCTCACGTGAACGCGCGTGAGACACTTGACCGGAAGCAATGTTTTATAGTTAAAGTTTAAAACATGAGTAtttttcttacacacacttatCGTTTGGCTCCAGAAGACACTGATTCATCCACTGGGGTCGTATGGATTTTTCTAAAAatcttcatttatcttcatctgaagaaagaaagtcatATACATCTGGGATGGCATGAGGCtgagtaaatgatgagagaattttcatttttgggtggagttttcctttaacactaACTAAAAACCCAATAGAgcttaaacttttctttttcctttcatagGTCATTGCAGAGTTTAATCGCTTCACAAGCAAAAGCCTCAAGCAAGATTTCTTCTCAACACTTGATCAACATACAGCTCGTTTTCTGGAAATTTTTGAATCAAAGAAGGGGCAGTTGGAAAGAGGCTTTCTGAGATCTTTGAGCAAATTAAGTCTATGGTAAGCTTGTCAGTGTTTCTTTCTTGCAAACTAAATTCTGTTACTGTTTTAGCTCAACTTTTAATTGATTctatgttataatttttttcagagcaCTGACATCACTGCTAAGCACACAGCAGTTCTACGTGGCCTTCCTCTCATTCTGGAGAAGAAACCACTGACTTTTTTCAAACACGTTTGGCAAGTATCctacatttcattccaaataatgccCACACACATATAACCACATATAGGCATGCCTCATTCAACTCTGTACACTGAGCTCTCACAAACTCTGCTTttgaagttttctttttcatttctttttgaacTCAGGCCCTTGTACATTTTGTTGTATGCAAGTTCCACCTTCactgtacagttcactgttttgaatataaatttaatatttaattttaatttaatttaattttattttgattcaCAACCTTTATTTATCTCCATTAGTTGTACATAAAGAAGGTGATGGTCCTGGATCTTTAAATGACGTGAGGTTTGGATTTTTAATGTAACTAGGattgtaatatttctgttttttattaggaCTGTGATTGGGACACACCCCACATTTCTGACCGTGATACCTGAAGACAGCCAGGATTCTCCACAAGCACTGCATCTGGAGGCTTCGCACAGAGCAATTATTCTAGAAGGAGCCATAGCGATGGATGATCCTGAAAATCTTCCACATGCCATGTGCCTGTTTTTGGGCTGATATATGCACTAAATTTGGAGAACCCTCCACAACTAAATGACatctttgattttattcaaagaGTGTTTCTTTCCCTTGGACATAAATCCCTGAAACCAAAACTACAGTCACTTAAAAACCTTCTGCTGATGGAAGTCAATgctgtgtgagattgtgttaAGCTTGTGGTTGCACAAAAGTCAGGATTCTTGGGTGTTGTGTTTGAAACAGTCACTCGTCAGTCATAATTAGTCGCAATGCActtgtattatattgtaaaaGAAAGATTGTTTTTAGTTGCACTGCACATTTGAGTTGTGTAAAGAATTGTTAATGTTACACTGAAGAATAATGTTTGGCATTTAGGAATGGCAGTGTTTGGTACATTGTAGTGCCTGAAGACAACtgaagaaaaataatgttttgcaGGAGTTTAGTTGTTgctttttgtcttaatttttgTAGTTCAGCTTACTTGAAAATTTTAAGGCAGTCGGTTTCCTAATATTTTGGTagtaatgtgaaataatgatttTGAGTCATCAGTACTTAATTATACTTGATAATTCAATTTGAGGCTTTGAGAAACCCAACCCTTTTTATTGCATATATGAATCTGTTACTGTAGTTTTAcactaaatttattttacactcaATTGCATCTGCTTATTTGCATATGAAATCAATAGAAATGTAGGCATAccctctgtgtagatctcattcagaagtgctgagcttccatgctgtgagattccttcattaattcttttacacTTCTTTCTCAGGTTGGATTTCAACTTTGAgtgatacacagaggccacagactctaataaacaaaagaaataatgttttaatgcaaaatccctgagcacaatttaaaatgtaaaattctttcaaatgctgctgttcattcctgtttcatgtactaaatattattgaaggaacaggaccattgtacagagtaaccacaagctggaccacgaacagaacagaaaagcaccagatgtacatgatactaaaatcaaacttaaaactaaaagtgtaaatatctaaaacaatttcctctctctaaagcgaacctgatggaataaagtcatgactcagagctcttactgGTGTGCAGTGTattagcgagatctgtgtggttcatgttcttcaggacgtgcagtgtgatcttcagcgctccctctctgacactgtgcagatcctcctcatcctccatctccctctcagtgcatgctgggtaatctggactcaggagcttcctaaacctcttcagctcattctttatcagagtgatgactttgtgttccagctcctggttagaaacacacagtaacagatctaaatattataatgttacacagtgAAAGATGCTtgtattttatgaaaagaaaaaaaaattgtgtctaTTACCACAGGTACAACTGTCTGATTACCCATAATTCTGCTGAAGATTGATTAAACaacacaagtcacacacaccttgaatatggactccaactgatttctgctgctgtttgatttcttcttttgtggtctgtgaacaaacaaaacacatcatgtaatatggactatatgatgataataatgatgatagaaTAACAGGATAGTGGGGAAATGCATAATAACGAGCAGTTGAgtagtaagaataataatacacagcataaatgtaagacactgcagaataataaggaaatgatgatgataaagtgaAAAGCTTTCTCCAACTGACtagatcatttttaatttttttcttttttgattttgttccaCTCGACGCCTCAATGCTGGACAACGCTGGAGCTCATCTGTGGTTCTCTTTTACAGCTAAAACACTTTCACTAGCTGGTAACAACAGTGACTAGCATGGCTATTGGctagtttatatacaggatGGCTGAGTGAATTATTGTCTAATCATGTTACACAGAAACTCTGCTTGTTCCATCAGTGAGCTTCAGAGCTTCGTTTCTCCAGTGTGCCAGGTGGATGATATTAGgattttagcatttagctgTTGCTTACACAGCCAAAAGGAGCATCAAAGCCAAGTTATAGCACTAGAAATAAGTGACATTCTCATAGTGATTTATGAGGATGGTCAAGAGTGCTTTTATTGCACCATCGTTTATTTATAACGAGTTCTCAGTGATTTTTCAGGTAAACCTATTGCTATTAGCATTGGTAGCATAGCTATATAGTTATCTATCATTACAGTATCAAGGTGTTTAATCCAAAGCATTTACTTATTCCTTATCCATGATTAAAAATCTGTCTACTggatttgttatgtaaagcaggccactgaaacagttcaaagcttacagattgtgtttacagaccCGTCCAGGAGCAACATCACTAATTCCCTGTCCAGCTTCATTGCttcatcagtaataaaatactccatcttggaaaagcacTGCTAGTGTTTATCCTGGTGTTACTGCATttcttcagggtttttttttccctgaagcaCTGTGTGTTTGCACAGTTTAGTGCAAATTAGCCTGATAATATCCCATCTATTCTTTTATActtaagagtaaataaaaagaataaattaataaccaTACAGTCTATCCAATATATTTGAATCCatagatataatatattttaagtattttacttttaaaagttactttttCTATTCAATAATCCACACAATGTTAAATCATCATTCTTCAATCAGTAAAAACACAACTGTAAATCTgtagaagcaggaaaatggtTTAACGATATGTGCCGGTGAAAGtctcagatagacagacaacctgaaaacatttttttaatttatttagttagtttgggggggggggggtgtcccTTATTTTTCCTCCCTGAAGGTGGCAACCCTTACAGGCTTTGCTGATATTTCTTTGATCTCCAAACAAGTTGAGATGTGGGTGGAGCGAAGGGACATTGGGGAGTGTCTATAAGATGACTGACACGAGGCCAAACACTTCCAGTCTGGAAGGCAGATTTCCAAacgggttttattttttcagccacataatacacttgtcCTGAGGCCAtgaccactgttttttttatgtactgcAAATTTCTAGGTGATGTGTACATGGAAAAATCAattactgcacctttaacactCTCCTCTTAACACAATAcactgatttcaggatttcctaactgacactaacatatttagaaacaaatatattgaatgaatgaataaaatatttatattgtcattaatttcccaggtgtaaatgttcctctgtagcaccacagaccctccaactcagggactgcaggctgaactgaactcttaaagcagttttcctcactgccagtccgagagctgcagcactgcacagtttagtgttttactgcttcaacacctgataaagctcatgaagggcttcataatgagacgagtgaatttgatcaggtggaacactgccgtaaaacacctcactatactgacctcacatcagtagaactgtctctgtctctgaagatATTTGGAGGATCCATTGACcggtcactcttcatggacacacagctgggttctggtgagtctgatctctttccctccatcactctagagttacaacagaaatatcagcaataattaatactctgctgtctcagcactgttaaacaatgtgttcatcattaaacaccaagaattccatctttttaattcagctacattctgcacacttattcaaacaggagactcacctcatacctcaggaattactctgatgtcaggagACCCAGtcacagctaactgactcagctgggtcttaaagcctgtagagttcactgactcaaagctatgctgctcttatgctacacattacacagtcctttttactcttctctcagggaatgatttctctaaactgttcttacatcagatcagtgatatattcactgctattaaacaccttaaagcaaagtttagctcctctgttaactagtgagtgtttagagatacagatctgttcccatgagacggtgtgtatttattgctggtgaatggaaaagtaactcacctctcgtctttctttaagtcctgttttccagacacactcatgttggaggtcatgtctccttctccagattacagcaggacacacgtttacttcactccaacatcggtgtgttaaatcaaaccctgtatcagcacagagttcacttacaggaaatagtcacggtatcaagtcctaaaacaacctgtgtacattaaaccttcagtacaaacccacaaaactcttctgcatctagtgtcacttcagtgtgtttatatattatagctttacatttagatactcactgtgtttttactcctgaaatggtttattttcccctcgACACAAAATGGAGCTGCTGAGTTTTACTTTCACTGACACTGTCTAACTGGTTTAACTGGTTTATCTGGTTTATTCTGCAGAGGGGGAAGGGCAGTGACGCAGACAGGTAATAaacactcacctgcacacacacacacacacacacacacactctctcagggacattctaaaatgtttaacatGGTCTAATGTACTAAAACACCGACCAGGGAAAAgcatttttctctcacatttctcTTGTCATAAACACTATCTACTGCTCAGACAGCGGCACCGTCATCCAAGTGGAAGGtcaatatttttactttaagtgTTTTCTCTCCCACAGAAACCCGTTATAAAGAAACACTTAACGTGGcttaatgcattaatacagtgATATTGAAGGATTAAATTCAGTATACAGCTTATTGATGATGCATATTATATATAGGGAAATGTGTCTCACACTGAGATGGTCATAAACACAGGGGGAAAGTCTACTGTTTTTACATTAAGCTTTCTCTCACAACCGGAGGTGACAACCTGAACACAGATTTGATTTCTTTCATCATGATGATGTTTGAGAAACGTGAAACTGGAATTCCTATACACATATTTCATAGattattttagagaaaaaaaaaatctttaaaaaataaggcTAAACAGCGATGAATGCTATCTTCAACCAGATCTCAGGGAAGTTGTCTATATAATGTGATCAAGAACTAAGACTGACAAGTAAAACTGATGTagacaatgtgaaaaaaaagtggacCAGTGGAAATGTGATAATCTCCATCAGAGAAGATGGTGCTGATGGAGTGGGTATTTTCTCTAAAGATCAAGTAGAAATGATTATGTCCAGGGAAATGATTCCAGGAAGATTACTGAGAGCTGATTGTCAGTGTGGACACTCCACCTGATAGAGCTGGAAAGATGAGGATTTTTCACAAGTTGTATGATGTTTTAAATGTCGGCTTCAGTATCATTTTGTGTGGTGATTTCAATACAGCTACACATGAGAAAGCTACATTTCCAAACCCAAATGTAATGATTTCTAGAGAAGGGAAACTTCTACACAATGTATGTGATCCATGTGAACTTAAGGACACCTTTAGAGAAACATTTCCTCATGACTTTGGCTTTACACGGATTGACACTAAAACAAGAAGTAGAACAGATCAAATACATGTCTCTAATATGATAAAAGTATTATACTATAAACCAGAGTATTGAGATGAATCAGATCATTTAGCCGTTTCAGTGAGAATAAACTTAAACATAAACGAGCAGAGAGCTTACTCCAAACTCAATACAAcattcttacacacaaacaagctGTTCATGAATTAACCAAAGAagtcaaacaaaataaacacttaaaggttttaatgagatcaagcactgaaatgtgggatattttcaaaaaaacaaatataaaagtatttataagaaaatacGAACATGAACATAGGggttattttaaacataaacatcttACAATAACTGACAGTGAGCAGTGAATTACAAACATAAACACGAAagatatttctgaaaacatttgtgatgtgatgtggttaATAAGTGTAGGCAGGTTAGCAGTACAGTGTGGAGTTAAATGGAGCTGTTTTAGAAATTATAGATTTACAGAGATAAAGGCAATATAtccattattacattaaataattatcataaagggaaaaagggaGGAGAGGAGGCGGGAGCATTCACTaatatttctctaatatttcttCCCCCTCTCTTGGCTAACTACTACAAGTGTAGACTTATAAACACTgccataaaatacttcataacagaatagtgattgtgggaaattgcagttcctgggTTTGGCCACACGAGGCCTCAAAcagcgctgtgtgttgttgtagatggatcttgactgccatcgtgtggccaggtttaggaagtgcacgttTCAAAGCGGCTCCGTTTCAAatactacacacagcacaaataCAGCAAGAGCACTGACACGGCTCTCCTTCAACTCCACCCAGAGGCCTTATATAACATGATGCTCTGATGGCTGATGATGATTTTAGTGGATTTGATTCCTGATCGTCTTTCTAAAACCTCATTCCTGATCCCAAAACGGTGACAGAGGCTGTAGGAATAACATGAACATATGGGCAAACTAGTAAGAATTTATATTTCTCTATATCGctgtttatagttttgtttgtgcgtttgtatgtctattttcccttctgtctgttttcatgcgatttctctctctctctctctctctctctctcacacacacacacacacacacacacacacacacacacagaggcagcgtCACAAacgggggtgggaggggtgtagagtagaatagaacgGTGGGCGGACGCTGGAGTTTGAGggcgtgtttgtgattggttcttctgccacaacggtctcagccaatcacagagcgGCTGTGTTGCTCTATCACGGAGAGAGTAGCGCTTGTTATTTCGGAGTTGTTCTTAAACCAGATCTGAGCAGCAAAATGAGTGGTCGCGGAGATTAAGACTGAAATCCATCATTGGAAAGCTGCTGAATTAGAAAACTAGGATTCAAATAAGCAAGACCTTCATATGATGTAAACTGATGTTTTTAGCTGCCATTTTCCCTCCCGACAATAAATgcggaatgaaatgaaacaagctTTGCGTTGGCTTTATCTGGGGCAATAACAGGGAAGTAACGAACCGGGAGCTTTTATACAAACCTACAGCTTCTGCTGGACTTGGGGCCATCGACATAGGGCTTCAATTAAAGGATCCTTCTGTCCAAATATCACACAAGCTATAAAAAGAAGAGCAGATTGGATAGGGGACATAAGAACATGGCACGAAAAAGCAGGCAGAGCCAGACACTAACTCCTTCTTACAAATTAATATACggccattttaaacacaaatataaacacttacAAATAGACTGGGACAAATTAGCTAACAAATCCATATCTGAGGAAATAAACGAGGATGAATATGGGGAGGTTTTTAGGCAATGGATCAGAAATATGAAGAGCAAAGGCATGTGTGAAAATGGGCGTGACGTCATGGGGCTGGTCAGTGGGGTAGAGTCGCAGTTAGATGTGCGACTCATGATTGTGATGAGGATGAGACAATAGACCATTGGAGAATGTTACTGATGTTCTTACTAATAAAATGAAGGGACTATAACTTGTTTTGAATAAGTTTGTTGACCTTACTGAGTGTAACTAAGCAGTGACAAccttttaaactttgttttattaaactcaACAGATTCAATTAAcctctatttaaaataatgagggTTTTGAAAAGTTGTGGGGGTCATGCACAGTTCTACCTGTAGGTGGAGTCGATTTGGAAGCTGAGGGGAAAAGCATATTGTTTGTCCTagtttttaattgcttaattggTTAATTGGTCAGTTTACATTAATCAACCGTGTAACAGTCATATTAAATGAGTTAGCGTTACACAGTGACATTGGATGTGGTGGGATTATAATCAAATTGCTGGATTGTGTTGATGGAAATTAGCAGTTTAACATTTACTAGAATCCGTGTGTTCTCCGTTTATTCCATAtgggagaaaaaacagaaaaaaatgaaaatcttaaaGCTCTGTTTTAACCAAGAAACTACTTTACCTCGCCAACATTAGCGAAGGTGACCGGCAGGGGGCGCAAAGACGCGGGGAAGACAAACACGTTCATGtggagcattaaaaaaaagatttaaaatattataggCATCTTTAGTAGgacatgattatttttttctgttcacattttagttttgagaaggaagaatgagaaaatgtaaatggAAGCGTGTTGTGAAGCTCGGGAGAGAGGTGACGGTCCTCTGTGCTTATACACGTCACTTCCTGCATGACCTTCACAACGCGCTTCCGTTTACATCAAGCGTGAACTCGACCCTCACGTGAACGCGCGTGAGACACTTGACCGGAAGCAATGTTTTATAGTTAAAGTTTAAAACATGAGTAtttttcttacacacacttatCGTTTGGCTCCAGAAGACACTGATTCATCCACTGGGGTCGTATGGATTTTTCTAAAAatcttcatttatcttcatctgaagaaagaaagtcatATACATCTGGGATGGCATGAGGCtgagtaaatgatgagagaattttcatttttgggtggagttttcctttaaca
Proteins encoded:
- the LOC128318885 gene encoding uncharacterized protein LOC128318885; this translates as MTSNMSVSGKQDLKKDERVMEGKRSDSPEPSCVSMKSDRSMDPPNIFRDRDSSTDVRPQKKKSNSSRNQLESIFKELEHKVITLIKNELKRFRKLLSPDYPACTEREMEDEEDLHSVREGALKITLHVLKNMNHTDLANTLHTKSVASVYHSKLKSNLRKKCKRINEGISQHGSSALLNEIYTEACVIFGQKDPLIEALCRWPQVQQKL